The Betta splendens chromosome 4, fBetSpl5.4, whole genome shotgun sequence genome contains a region encoding:
- the matk gene encoding megakaryocyte-associated tyrosine-protein kinase, whose protein sequence is MAKMSWAAGTQCVAKGDHKKPKAGELAYHKGDILTVVDTSARKGYCMARHNATGAEGLINLSSVREREALRVDPSLSLMPWFHGKISGPEAVGKLLPAEDGLFLVRESIRHPGDYVLCVSVSGDVIHYRVIYKDNKLTIDNTQYFYNLIDMIEFYSKNKGSIATTLLKPKPKQGAKSAELELSKAGWLLDITKLTLGENIGEGEFGAVHEGQYMGQRVAVKTIKCDVTAQAFLQETTVMTKLQHKNLVRLLGVILHKGLLIVTELMSKGNLVNFLRTRGRSVVKSAQLLRFSLDVCEGMEYLESKKLVHRDLAARNVLVSDDGVAKVSDFGLTKVDSKAPDNAKLPVKWTAPEALKKEKFSTKSDVWSYGVLLWEIFSYGRQPYPKMSLVEVKERVQVGYRMDAPEDCAPAVYAIMRMCWEPEPRKRPAFHKLREKLEREVGASSPAPGSQRRGGVRSASGC, encoded by the exons ATGGCAAAG ATGAGCTGGGCTGCCGGGACACAGTGTGTGGCCAAGGGGGACCACAAGAAGCCCAAAGCCGGAGAACTGGCCTACCACAAAGGCGACATCCTCACCGTGGTCGACACAAGCGCG AGGAAGGGCTATTGCATGGCCAGACACAACGCCACGGGAGCGGAGGGGCTCATAAACCTCAGCAGCGTGCGTGAGAGGGAGGCCCTGCGCGTGGaccccagcctcagcctcatgcC ATGGTTCCATGGGAAGATCTCGGGCCCGGAGGCGGTGGGGAAGCTGCTGCCTGCCGAGGACGGCCTCTTCCTGGTGCGGGAGTCCATCCGCCACCCGGGCGACTACGTCCTGTGTGTCAGCGTCTCTGGAGACGTCATCCACTACCGCGTGATCTACAAGGACAACAAGCTGACCATTGACAACACACAGTATTTCTACAACCTCATCGACATGATCGAG TTCTACTCAAAGAACAAAGGCTCCATTGCTACAACTCTTCTGAAGCCCAAACCAAAGCAAGGAGCCAAGTCAGCAGAGTTGGAGCTATCGAAAG ctggatGGCTGCTGGACATTACGAAGCTCACACTGGGAGAGAACATTGGAGAGGGGGAGTTCGGGG CCGTGCATGAGGGTCAGTACATGGGCCAGCGGGTGGCAGTAAAAACCATTaaatgtgatgtcacagctcagGCCTTCCTGCAGGAAACCACGGTCATGAC GAAGCTCCAGCATAAGAACCTGGTGCGGCTGTTGGGCGTCATCCTCCACAAAGGCCTCCTCATCGTCACAGAGCTCATGAGCAAG GGAAACCTGGTGAACTTCCTCAGGACGAGGGGGCGCTCGGTGGTGAAGTCGGCCCAGCTGCTCCGCTTTTCCCT CGACGTGTGCGAGGGCATGGAGTACCTGGAGTCCAAAAAGCTGGTCCACAGAGACCTGGCCGCCCGCAACGTGCTGGTGTCGGACGACGGCGTGGCCAAGGTCAGCGACTTCGGCCTCACCAAGGTGGACTCCAAGGCGCCGGACAACGCCAAGCTGCCCGTCAAGTGGACGGCCCCCGAGGCGCTGAAGAAGGAG AAGTTCTCCACAAAGTCGGACGTGTGGAGCTACGGCGTTCTCCTGTGGGAGATCTTCTCATACGGCCGCCAGCCCTACCCCAAGATG TCGttggtggaggtgaaggagcgcGTGCAGGTGGGCTACCGCATGGACGCCCCGGAGGACTGCGCCCCCGCCGTTTACGCCATCATGAGGATGTGCTGGGAGCCGGAGCCGCGCAAGAGGCCCGCGTTCCACAAGCTGCGGGAGAAGCTGGAGCGAGAGGTGGGCGCGAGCAGCCCGGCGCCGGGGTCCCAGCGACGGGGGGGCGTCCGGTCTGCATCTGGATGCTGA